The Bacilli bacterium genome has a window encoding:
- a CDS encoding amino acid decarboxylase: MLEVQYKGNIAVIDVRERILKGEHPRFEIINFVKEAKKGTIIEVHLPHRAQPLVKGLEEIGINAVLNELSPNHYRLMCVKLDD; this comes from the coding sequence GTGCTGGAAGTCCAATACAAAGGCAATATTGCTGTTATTGATGTGCGTGAACGTATTTTAAAAGGCGAACACCCCCGTTTTGAAATCATTAATTTTGTCAAGGAAGCCAAAAAGGGCACGATCATCGAAGTCCATCTTCCCCACCGCGCGCAACCGCTTGTAAAAGGGTTGGAAGAAATCGGCATCAACGCTGTGCTGAATGAATTATCCCCCAACCATTACCGATTGATGTGCGTCAAATTGGATGATTAG